The Apium graveolens cultivar Ventura chromosome 10, ASM990537v1, whole genome shotgun sequence nucleotide sequence ATTCACGCAAATCAAAAGAAACTATAAAATTAGTAGAATCCCTCTTAGCATTATAGCCTAGTATATAACCCTCTTATAAGTAAGAAGAGATCACATCCACCCTAAATAAGGCTACTCAGCTACACAGAAAAGATAAAACTCTACAAATTGCTTAACATGGAACTAGCAATGAAGGGGGCATCtcattataaattaaaatatgaaatGTCTCGACATATAAGCAGCGACGGAAATGCACTCAAGTGAACATTTGTAAAAACAGAAAATAGTACTTGCACGGAAAATTAGAGTATTACCCTCAAAACTAGCTATAAAAGAGATCTGAAAGCTTAAGTATCAAAATAAAACAATAAATGATAAATTTTAAATAGAATGGACCTTCTTTCTCACTTAATTGTGCAGGAAAATTCTGATTTAGTGACAGGACAAAACTAGGATAAATTCTCTTGACCTAATGATCAGATTCCGGATATTTGATACGTCATTAGCCGGATATTTGATACGTCATTGCGTCAATCAAGTCGCCATTTTCCATCTCCAGCTATCAAATATTCAACAGAGAGATTGATCAGTCAAGTAAGTAGCTGAATATAAGTGGTAGACCGGATGGTGAAATTCATTTTGAATGATTAAAAAATACAGTGATTCATGCTCAACCATTATGCACATTGTATACGAAATgtaaatttgaaatatttaaatttCGACATCCGTAACAAAAAAACTTTTAACAAAAAACGTAATATCAGAAAGGTCAAAAAAATATGAAAACTCTCAAAAGCCTTTTTCAAATAGCTGAAACAATAATAAAAACTGACAAGTATTACCTCATTTGGAGTTTGCTCTTCCCTGAGACACTTTCCATCAAATATAAATCTAATAGAATTTATCTCCACCAACTTTCTCTCACAGTATGCAATCATGAGCTTACGTAGCTGTGAGCTGCGTTTAATTTGAAAATAAACTTCACTGTCATCCTACAAGCAAAGAACACAGTTCATTTTAACTCAAGCCTCAAGGTTACccataaaaataatatatatgaaTGTATGGAAGTACCAAAACAGCAACTTATTTCAAACTGGACTAAGAGCCCGTTTGGGTTAACTTAAAAAAGTAACTTATAGCTTACAGTGCAACTTATTCgctttaaatgattttttcaactttaatttggatgtatatgtttggctaatttttttatttttttttttgctaaatatgTTTGGCTAATTTTACATGAAGTGaattaatttgataaaattttgactaaaataataaaataaaagtattAAACACATTATtacacacatacatataaaaTATGAGTTAAAAATTCACTTAAATATAAAGAGTTTGATGTACAAAAAATATGTTGAAAAAAGAACCTCAAGGATACttgaattttttaaattaaaaggaACGTTAAACTGAAAAATTTAAGTGTGCACAAACACGCCATATGCCAACTTCAAAATGAAATCCCCCAACAAGCTCTAACCCTTCAACGGAATAGCTCAAAACATTCAAATTTTGAACTAATTAAAATGAATACTTGTAATATGACACAGACAAAATCCAACATTCAgcaaatcaaataatatttatagCATACTACATGTATCGGCCTCCAATTTTTAGCAGTATTATGTGTCGCTAGATAATGCTCACACATAGCATGTGTACATAACTAGCTACACTTTTTCCATGCACTATTTCAAGGAACTATGATGATATGAACTAAAAAATTAAAACTCCCCATCAGTACTACTATCGTAAACTAAATCTGAAGTTTTAGATCAAAGCCAGTACTTCATAGAATCCCTCCTTAGTATCTTATGACATCACAAGTTCATAACCAAATTAAGTGGCAACTTTTAACATAGGGCCTCCATATAAATTGcaaatacaattttttttaaaaaatcctGGTTCCAAAATTCACAATCCAAGTTTAAGATACTAATGGAAGTCCAAAAGTCAGACAATCAGAAAGAGACACTTCGATCAGCCCTTAACTTGTAAAAGGACGGGCCGATCAATAATCATCTTAACAATGAAAAATTGTCCAAATAACAAAGTCCCGCCTGATCCCAGGTTGAGTTTTTAAGTTTACTCATTATACCAACATACATCCACAACAATTAACATAAGTCAAGGTTCTTGATCATCAACTATGCCAATGTTAGTATTAGTCCAGTAAAACCTCTATAAATTGATAGCCTCAGGACTGCATAACTTATGAAGGAGCAACAGAAATTATTATAAATCGAGGTAAAAAATACATAGTATCTATTACAATTGAAACCaaaaaaaattatcaaatcaAAGTTATTAACCAATTTAGTTTCAATTCATCAAATCTTTACTACAAAAATAGAAAATATTGAAATTGAATTTAACAACTCTCTCGTGGTATGGCTGCAATAAAGCATACACTAAATTTTACTTACGAACTGACACCGCACACAAAAtattatttatagaaaaacaagTATAAATACAACTACAAAAATCTATTGCAACAAACAAGTAGATAGATATTTTAACATATATTCAGTGGtcaatttataatttaaatcttaaatcagcaaaaTCAAAAACATTTTGCAAGAACACGTGTAGATATAACTACAAGAATCAATAATAACCAACTAGTAAACAGATACATAAACATACATTTAGTGGGCAGCTTAAAGATTCAGTTTTTAATCAGCGAAACtaaaaaaaaatgattttcagCGAAACATTTAAAGACTTGCTATAAAAACAAACACCAAATTGTACTTACAAACTGACACCAAAAAATTAAGAGTCTGCAGATACAAGTGTAGATATAACTACAAaaatcaatcacatatgccatacAAACATTCATTTAGTAGGTGCCTTAAAGATTCGATTTTCGATTACTGGCAAAAAAAAAGATTGGATTTTAGGGGGAAATTGTTAAAACAAATGTAAATAAAATCACATTTATCAAATCAGTGTATCACAACCAGTGCAAATATATTAATTGATTGAATTTTTccgaaaaaaaattgaaaaaatatataCCTGACCCTTGACTGTAAGAGTAATGAATTTCTCCATGGGTTTCTTCTCCGCTTTCCCAACGCCTCTGTTCCCTTCCAGCTGTTGCAGATTTTTATCAATCCAAATTGATTTTCTCTCTTCTAGGGTTTAATGTTGCCCCAAAGTTTACTGACCAAAAATATAAAACAAACTTTTAcgaggtgaaatggtttatataTACTTTTGATATTTATGTGGGTGGGGTAATGTCACACATTAAATACTAATAAactttatttgaataaattttaGAATCCGGTGAAATCAACAGTTGTGATTGAAAAATGCACCTTTTTCGAATACTTTAGTGTTTTGGCTCTTCTGAGCACAATATAGAATAAAAATGCCTAAAGAAGAATAAAACAAACTCGTGTTCCTTTAAAAGAACGCAACTACAATTTGCGTTGCTACTGGTTATATATAATGAAAGAAAGAGATAACGCGTCTTACACTTGCGTGGAATGCAAAAAAAATACAGGTCACACTCAATTCAGTCTCAGACACAGCCCATAACTGAGCTTTATGAAGCTTTTCATTGCTGCTCGATAACGAGTCACATCCACCCCGTCAATTGTAATTCCAGCGACCATGTGTGAAAGACAATTCCAGTTTGCGCACTCGGAATTTTCCAAATCTGGTCGAGGCACAACATCAAGTCAAGTAAACATTCTAGAACAAAAAGAAACATAAAGTTAAGTAAACATTCTGGAATAAAAAGATTTGATACCATATATAAAACACGAGCATTTGAGTCGCTTGAGTGCTTGAAATTCATGGATGATGAAATGCAAACCAAAAGAAAACTCTTAAACATGTAAATTTAAATTAAAGACAACAAATACAGACCACAAACTTTAACGATGTAGGAAGTAGAATATAAGTAGGTGAACTCATATGAAAGGCAAGAATGCTAGTCACGGTGCTACATGGGACCACTGTCTTCTAAAATTGGATAGAAGTGGTCAATGATAATTAATAAAGACGAAGAAACTGAAATATCACCAATTAAACATAACCGAGTAGAAAGTTTGGTCCTCAATGCTGCTCAGTACTACTGTTTTGATAGCATAAAATTTGTAAAAGAGGCCAATGATAATCCACATATTCAAAAACATCAATAACTATGAATCTACAATACAATTGATACGATCTCATTCTTTACAGTTTAGTACacaattcaagaattcaatccCGAAGTAGtgcaaaaaaattcaaaatactCATAACTGATTGATAAGACTTTATGGACATTGTCATTACTCATTACATATATTTCTAAATACTAATACTCAATTTGTTCTTTCGATAACAATGTCAGTACAAGACTACAATGAGACTGCAAAGGGTACTTGTCACTATATGATTTGAGAAGGTTTTCAATGCGTGCAACAGGACAAAGCTATTACTCTCAGACATAGAGGCCAACAAGCCATGACTAAAGCATTAAAATACTAAGCTACTACAATAAAGAAAATGCACTATAAACTATAAAAAAAAGTATTGGTCACTAGATATTTTATTGTGTCGCCAATAGAAATAGATACCTCCGGATAATCAATCCATAAACCACGTAACCTCCACATCTTTTCGATCACGCGATATTCTTCTCTCGCCATTAAACAAAATGCACAGACATATTAACCAATTGCTCACTACATTAACTACTATAACCCACACACATTTATATTTTACTAGATCTAGAGATACTCTGTATTTATCAGTTATCACCAATCAACCCTCTATCAAGTAAACACTTAATTATTGAAAGCTGAAGACAAGCCACTTCAAGTTAAAAATAAAGTGGAGATATTTTTAAAGATACATTTAGCTAATGTTTTGAACTCCCCAACTTCAAAATAGATGCTTCTagaatattttgtatttatttggTTCAATTGATGTTTAAATATCTTTATATCCTTGCATAAATCAATATTTATTTCACATGACATGTTTTCCTACCGAAGATTGTTAGCAATTTCAAAGTAAAGGTCATGACAATTTGATATATAGTGATGAAAGGGATCTGGTAATGTAGTCAAGCAATGGTGATGTAGCATGACAGTATAACGGAGAATAAGTGGTCACAATGAAGCCCAAGAAAGACCAGATTCTGTAGTAGGAAAGTGAATGTATTAAAATACTAGCAGCAAGTCCCAACTATGCAAGTCCAAGTTCATTTGTGCAGGTGTACAAGTGGTCAATCAAGCCTAACAAATAATTATTGCATGAATGTAACAGAAATATTAATATTAACTATCCCTTGGTATATTAAACACATAGACAACAAATAACTTCTAATTCCAAAAAGAAACCCAAAACAACAAGTGTTACTGTTtagaaaaattaataaaattaataatattggCATGAAAATACAACAAATGACACTTACTCTCATCTATATCCATGCCCTTAATAAAATCTTGAAAATATAATTCTTTTGATGGACTAGAACAAAAACACATCATTTGTAACAGATATCAATGAAAGCAATGTAGCGAAACATGATCGGTATTAATTAACAACAAGCAAAACCCTAAAATTAAAAATTGCAAGCAATATTTACCAGAGTGTCAATTGACTATGCTGGAGACTTTATAGTAAACAAAACATCATTAACAGCTTTGAAATTTGCAAAGCGTGCAAGTGGAGCAGAAATATAATGTCatcattatataattttatatgaaaGTAGCAGTGAGTACTTTTGAATGCAAAACAAGAGTACTCGGCTCTGTTGCAAATATGGAAGTTATTCTCATCAGGTGCTTGATGCCGTAGTTACAATACACAGTACTTCTTTACCGCCCACATTCTGCAGAGCAACAACGCAGTCGGATACATCCAACGATCTTTATTCATGTAGTGATGTAGGCAAAGCAGGAAGATCTCAAAACTTCCAAGAAAGCTTGTTCGGGAGCTGAGCTAGTTTGCATTGGTTCTTCGCCCGGAGATGGTCTGTGATGC carries:
- the LOC141693248 gene encoding small ubiquitin-related modifier 2-like; protein product: MEKFITLTVKGQDDSEVYFQIKRSSQLRKLMIAYCERKLVEINSIRFIFDGKCLREEQTPNELEMENGDLIDAMTYQISG